A stretch of Elusimicrobiaceae bacterium DNA encodes these proteins:
- a CDS encoding cupin domain-containing protein produces the protein MFARHFTEFREFTSADGCALREIFNPAADPAFKLGYSLAHAALQAGSASLPHRLDRSEVYYIIAGSGVMHIDAESRAVTPGATVYIPPGAVQYIENAGEEELEFVCMVDPGWTPECDKLV, from the coding sequence ATGTTCGCCAGGCATTTCACGGAATTCAGGGAATTCACAAGCGCGGACGGCTGCGCCCTGCGCGAGATTTTCAACCCCGCCGCGGATCCGGCGTTCAAGCTCGGATACAGCCTTGCGCACGCCGCGCTTCAAGCCGGGTCGGCTTCACTGCCGCACCGGCTGGACAGGAGCGAAGTCTATTACATAATCGCCGGGTCCGGCGTTATGCATATTGATGCGGAAAGCCGCGCCGTCACGCCCGGCGCCACGGTTTACATTCCGCCGGGCGCGGTGCAGTATATCGAAAACGCGGGCGAAGAGGAACTTGAATTTGTCTGCATGGTTGACCCCGGCTGGACGCCGGAGTGCGATAAACTCGTCTGA